From a single Hippopotamus amphibius kiboko isolate mHipAmp2 chromosome X, mHipAmp2.hap2, whole genome shotgun sequence genomic region:
- the LOC130841367 gene encoding speedy protein C-like: protein MSDAQDPATILAVGTQVMLRGWSRQGESSESFHCRGHQELQAFLSLLEHSFLQDFLSKDPCFQISDKYLLAMVLVYFWRANLQLSEYTHSNLFLALYLANDMEEDLEDPKSVIFLWALGQDWHHRVSDFLRQRDKLWARMGFRAIVRRQSCEEVMAKEPTHWAWTRERHPHHGRAQRSYPKAQIPLPRGPSLSPPHCPLCDLSPRQSHCSHHPRPLPAVSKRPSQNPEWHQPPSQACLSVAEDSWSGGFLVVLPTQLQLEPGTYALHIFSKLLPCPRC, encoded by the coding sequence aTGAGTGATGCCCAAGATCCTGCCACAATCCTTGCGGTTGGcacccaggtgatgctgaggggCTGGAGCCGTCAAGGCGAGAGCAGTGAGTCTTTCCATTGCCGTGGGCACCAGGAGCTCCAGGCCTTCCTCAGCCTTCTGGAGCACAGTTTCCTCCAGGATTTCCTCTCCAAAGATCCCTGTTTCCAGATTTCAGATAAGTATCTCCTGGCCATGGTGCTGGTCTACTTCTGGCGTGCCAACCTGCAGCTCAGCGAGTACACCCATAGCAATCTGTTCCTGGCACTGTACCTTGCCAATGACATGGAGGAGGACCTGGAGGACCCCAAAAGTGTGATTTTTCTGTGGGCCCTGGGCCAAGATTGGCATCATCGAGTGTCAGACTTCCTGCGTCAGAGGGACAAGCTGTGGGCACGGATGGGCTTCAGGGCCATCGTGAGACGCCAGAGCTGCGAGGAGGTCATGGCCAAGGAGCCGACCCACTGGGCCTGGACACGGGAGCGGCACCCCCACCACGGCAGGGCTCAGAGGAGCTACCCAAAGGCCCAGATCCCCCTCCCCCGGGGCCCCAGCCTCTCGCCACCCCACTGTCCCCTCTGTGATTTGTCCCCTCGCCaaagccactgcagccaccacccccgccccttGCCTGCCGTATCCAAGCGCCCTTCCCAGAACCCTGAGTGGCaccagcctccctcccaagcTTGCCTCTCAGTGGCTGAAGACTCCTGGAGTGGGGGCTTCCTTGTTGTCCTACCCACCCAGCTGCAACTGGAGCCAGGCACATACGCCCTCCACATCTTCTCAAAGCTGCTGCCGTGCCCTCGGTGCTAA